In the genome of Microbacterium endophyticum, one region contains:
- a CDS encoding uroporphyrinogen-III synthase, translating to MNSQLRSTAEAKPLAGWRVLVPRGGPWGDSVAANLRKQGAVPVVAPLINFASTNDQATLETALADLAAGKFDWLTITSATTVDVLVSYRATIPHETKVAAVGETTSAALQAVGYRVDLVPERDNSAAGMAEQLVELEPEPRDILTLRSEIAKPVLTRHLIEAGHRVRSVVAYRTVGVPVTQKIATDVASGRINAILVTSGSVAEQVHLQFPEIPADTVIAAIGPRTAKDAKHAGLDVDVIADEQTATALIDAVSRYALPHALDEAQS from the coding sequence ATGAACTCACAGTTACGCAGCACCGCTGAGGCCAAGCCCCTCGCCGGTTGGCGAGTGCTGGTTCCTCGTGGCGGTCCGTGGGGCGACAGCGTCGCCGCGAATCTCCGCAAGCAGGGCGCAGTGCCGGTCGTGGCTCCCCTTATCAATTTCGCTTCGACGAATGACCAAGCAACTCTCGAAACGGCCCTCGCTGACCTCGCCGCCGGAAAGTTTGATTGGCTGACGATTACCAGTGCCACGACAGTCGATGTACTCGTTTCGTACCGCGCGACGATTCCGCACGAGACGAAGGTCGCCGCTGTCGGAGAAACGACATCCGCTGCACTTCAGGCCGTGGGATACCGCGTCGACCTCGTGCCCGAGCGCGACAATTCCGCGGCAGGCATGGCAGAGCAGCTGGTGGAGCTTGAACCTGAACCCCGCGACATCCTGACCCTGCGAAGTGAAATCGCAAAGCCCGTGCTTACGCGTCACCTCATCGAGGCCGGCCACCGCGTGCGCTCGGTCGTCGCGTACCGCACTGTGGGCGTACCCGTCACGCAGAAAATCGCCACGGATGTTGCGAGCGGCCGTATCAACGCCATTTTGGTGACGAGTGGTTCTGTTGCCGAGCAGGTGCACCTACAGTTTCCCGAAATTCCCGCTGACACGGTGATTGCGGCTATCGGCCCGCGTACGGCGAAAGATGCCAAACATGCCGGGCTCGATGTTGATGTGATCGCCGACGAGCAGACAGCGACAGCGCTCATCGATGCTGTTTCGCGCTACGCCCTGCCGCACGCACTCGATGAGGCCCAGTCGTGA
- the hemB gene encoding porphobilinogen synthase: MRRLARETWPVPSQLVLPMFVREGISEAVPISSMPGVMQHTVDSLKRAAADAAAAGVGGVMLFGVPAVRDAEGSGADDPNGILNVATRALIEEVGDALVVQTDLCLDEFTDHGHCGVLTPSGAVDNDRTLERYTAMGLAQAEAGSHLLGLSGMMDGQVLAVRAALEGAGFTDTVIMAYSAKYAGAFYGPFREAVDSQLVGDRRTYQLDPANGREGLREALLDVEEGADIVMVKPALPYLDVLADVRAAVDVPVWAYQVSGEYAMVEAAAAHGWIDRRRAVLESITSIRRAGADAVLTYWATEAAQWLREEL; this comes from the coding sequence ATGCGCCGGCTCGCGCGCGAGACCTGGCCGGTTCCGAGCCAACTCGTACTGCCGATGTTCGTACGCGAAGGCATCTCGGAGGCTGTTCCGATCAGCTCGATGCCCGGCGTCATGCAGCACACTGTCGATTCGCTCAAACGTGCGGCAGCGGATGCCGCGGCTGCAGGTGTCGGCGGAGTCATGCTGTTTGGGGTCCCCGCCGTGCGCGACGCCGAAGGGTCAGGTGCTGATGACCCCAACGGCATCCTGAACGTCGCGACTCGAGCTCTCATCGAAGAAGTCGGCGACGCGCTCGTTGTGCAGACCGATCTCTGCCTCGACGAGTTCACCGATCACGGACACTGCGGAGTGCTCACGCCATCGGGCGCCGTCGACAATGACCGAACGCTCGAGCGCTACACGGCAATGGGTCTCGCTCAGGCTGAGGCAGGGTCTCACCTGCTCGGTCTGTCGGGAATGATGGACGGTCAGGTGCTCGCTGTTCGCGCAGCTCTCGAAGGTGCTGGTTTCACCGACACAGTGATCATGGCGTACTCGGCAAAATACGCCGGGGCGTTTTACGGGCCCTTCCGTGAAGCTGTCGATTCGCAGCTCGTCGGCGATCGTCGCACGTATCAGCTTGATCCGGCCAACGGACGCGAGGGTCTGCGCGAAGCGCTGCTCGATGTGGAAGAGGGGGCCGACATCGTCATGGTGAAGCCTGCTCTGCCTTATCTCGATGTGCTCGCCGATGTGCGCGCAGCCGTTGATGTGCCGGTATGGGCCTACCAAGTTTCCGGCGAATACGCCATGGTCGAAGCCGCGGCAGCGCACGGCTGGATCGACCGTCGCCGCGCAGTGCTCGAATCAATCACGTCGATCCGCCGCGCCGGAGCAGACGCTGTGCTCACCTACTGGGCGACCGAGGCCGCCCAGTGGCTGCGCGAAGAACTATAA
- the hemL gene encoding glutamate-1-semialdehyde 2,1-aminomutase translates to MNQPTHDRNDDLFAHAREVIPGGVNSPVRAYGSVGGAPRFLASATGPYVTDAAGTSYVDLVASWGPALLGHAHPEIVAAVQDAASRGLSFGAPTEAEVDLATVISERVVAPGEGDAVRRPVERVRLVSTGTEATMTAIRLARGYTGRDLLVKFAGHYHGHSDGLLAAAGSGVATLALPGSAGVPAPIAAQTLVLPYNDLDAVREVFAVHGDKIAAVIVEAAAANMGVVAPDAGYNAALADIAHEHGALLILDEVLTGFRVHPAGYWGLQQEAGEIYTPDIFAFGKVVGGGMPLAALGGRADVMDSLAPLGPVYQAGTLSGNPLSVAAGLATLRLATPEVYAKVNAAASAVATALSGALAMEGIAHAVPRAGSLFGVVFADEAPRTYAQALEQESWRYPAFFHAMLDSGVSLPPSVFEAWFLTAAHDDDALGRVLAALPIAARAAAEAVRP, encoded by the coding sequence GTGAATCAGCCGACTCACGACCGCAACGATGACCTGTTCGCCCACGCGCGCGAAGTGATTCCGGGAGGCGTGAACTCTCCCGTGCGCGCCTACGGTTCCGTTGGCGGAGCGCCGCGTTTTCTCGCTTCGGCAACAGGACCGTACGTGACCGACGCTGCAGGAACCTCCTATGTCGATCTCGTAGCGTCGTGGGGCCCGGCGCTGTTGGGCCACGCTCACCCCGAGATTGTCGCGGCGGTACAGGATGCGGCATCCCGTGGTCTTTCGTTCGGTGCTCCCACTGAAGCCGAGGTCGACCTCGCCACGGTGATCTCTGAGCGGGTTGTCGCCCCTGGCGAAGGTGACGCCGTGCGTCGACCGGTGGAGCGCGTGCGCCTGGTCTCGACCGGAACAGAAGCCACGATGACGGCGATTCGTCTCGCGCGCGGGTACACCGGTCGCGACTTGCTCGTGAAGTTCGCCGGGCACTATCACGGTCACTCCGACGGACTGCTCGCTGCCGCAGGTTCTGGCGTGGCGACCCTCGCTTTGCCGGGCTCGGCTGGCGTGCCGGCTCCGATTGCCGCGCAAACGCTCGTTCTGCCGTACAACGATCTCGACGCCGTGCGTGAAGTATTCGCCGTACACGGCGACAAGATTGCCGCTGTCATCGTTGAGGCAGCCGCGGCCAACATGGGCGTTGTCGCGCCCGATGCCGGCTACAACGCGGCGCTCGCCGATATCGCCCACGAGCACGGGGCACTACTGATTCTCGACGAGGTACTTACGGGCTTCCGCGTGCACCCCGCGGGCTACTGGGGCCTTCAGCAAGAAGCGGGCGAAATCTACACTCCTGACATCTTCGCCTTCGGCAAGGTCGTCGGCGGCGGGATGCCTCTGGCCGCCCTCGGCGGACGTGCCGATGTCATGGACTCACTTGCACCCCTGGGCCCCGTCTACCAAGCGGGCACGCTGTCGGGCAACCCGCTTTCGGTTGCGGCAGGACTCGCCACGCTGAGGCTCGCGACCCCCGAGGTGTACGCGAAGGTGAATGCTGCGGCATCCGCTGTTGCCACCGCGCTGTCGGGAGCGCTCGCGATGGAGGGCATCGCGCATGCCGTGCCGCGTGCCGGGTCGCTGTTCGGTGTCGTGTTTGCCGACGAGGCTCCGCGCACGTACGCCCAAGCTCTCGAGCAAGAATCCTGGCGCTACCCGGCGTTCTTCCACGCGATGCTCGATTCCGGAGTTTCGTTGCCGCCGAGTGTCTTCGAAGCGTGGTTCTTGACCGCAGCTCACGATGACGATGCTCTCGGGCGCGTGCTCGCGGCGCTGCCGATTGCCGCGCGCGCGGCCGCGGAGGCTGTGCGCCCGTGA
- the cofD gene encoding 2-phospho-L-lactate transferase produces the protein MSGVVVLAGGVGGSKFTLGVRAALATLGEPEATVIVNTGDDIWLSGVRLQPDVDSMVYALAGANDTERGWGRAGDTERVNTELQAWGTGWPWFTLGDLDLGTHIARTGWLRDGLTPTEVLERMSKRWPLGAKLLPMTDDEVDTHVLLKNGERLHFQEWWTRYRAQLPPAGFENPGIADSFAAPGVIEAIEDAELVLIAPSNPVVSIGPILAVPGIHEALRATGGPVIGVSPIIGGNVVRGMADVCLNAVGVRTAADAVAAHYGARLDGGVLDTWLIAEEDAGLAASVEALGISVDVVPLWMRDADTTEALAAAAISAGR, from the coding sequence GTGAGTGGAGTCGTCGTGCTTGCCGGCGGTGTCGGCGGGTCGAAATTCACCCTCGGCGTGCGCGCTGCGCTTGCCACGCTCGGTGAGCCCGAAGCGACAGTCATCGTCAACACCGGAGACGACATCTGGTTGTCGGGTGTGCGGCTGCAACCCGACGTCGACTCGATGGTTTACGCGCTGGCTGGAGCCAACGACACCGAACGCGGGTGGGGCCGAGCCGGCGACACCGAGCGCGTCAACACCGAGCTGCAGGCGTGGGGCACGGGGTGGCCGTGGTTCACTCTCGGAGACCTCGACCTCGGCACACACATCGCCCGCACCGGATGGTTGCGCGACGGGCTGACCCCCACTGAGGTGCTCGAGCGGATGTCGAAGCGTTGGCCGCTCGGCGCCAAGCTGCTGCCGATGACCGATGACGAGGTCGACACCCACGTGCTGCTGAAAAACGGCGAGCGGCTGCACTTTCAAGAGTGGTGGACGAGGTATCGCGCCCAGCTGCCCCCCGCGGGCTTCGAGAACCCCGGCATTGCCGATTCGTTCGCGGCGCCCGGTGTGATCGAGGCGATCGAAGACGCCGAGCTCGTGCTGATCGCGCCGTCGAACCCGGTGGTGTCGATCGGCCCGATCCTCGCGGTGCCCGGAATCCATGAAGCCCTGCGAGCAACCGGTGGCCCCGTCATCGGTGTGTCACCCATCATCGGGGGAAACGTCGTTCGCGGTATGGCGGACGTGTGCCTGAACGCCGTGGGCGTTCGCACAGCGGCCGACGCGGTAGCTGCCCACTACGGCGCGCGCCTTGACGGCGGCGTGCTGGACACATGGCTCATAGCCGAAGAAGATGCTGGGCTTGCGGCATCCGTTGAAGCCCTGGGTATATCGGTCGACGTCGTGCCGTT